In one Platichthys flesus chromosome 3, fPlaFle2.1, whole genome shotgun sequence genomic region, the following are encoded:
- the LOC133936444 gene encoding serine/threonine-protein kinase N2-like: MLSTAQQMLQDSRSKIELIRLQIIRVTQAGNSSGSSSSRGGGDGGGGGDDGSNHDSSTNRGVSPVAVAPVDARLAELQHHMQRETDARVLAKDVVKQLEGISSLDQKAVTEAQSRVHESSQKLDLLRRSLEKCLEEKSQEPELEPQQPAGDVHPSQGPPSSQYQRPGCPLSTSPSVFSIRPASLTGKLEVKLLGCEDLLKPRTNMEQEKSGDGSSAAHRTEGHPAEISAVLRLDGRVVGRTRWATVSRLCWDQTFFIQLERSRELEVSVLWRDRGAMCAVKFLRLEEMMENQNHNQGLSLEPQGLLYAKLRFVDAVVEPRLRRQRCIFTKERGKNFLRAAQMNMNFATWGHLMMSILPHYSSFTTFSSSPCSTPDPTANSTDDKEPPITAPLPGEAPVIRLSVTEDPPPPSSPEPRVESPTVTPTEHNHTSSVAPLQEELSSINNREESEDQPVSDLKMHREDFRYISVLGRGHFGKVLLAEFKKTEKLYAIKALKKKEIVTRDEVDSLMSEKRIFEMINASRHPFLVNLHGCFQTSDHVCFVMEYLPGGDLMIHIHNNVFTEAQTRFYSACVLLGLEFLHLNKIIYRDLKLDNLLMDADGFVKITDFGLCKEGMGHGDRTSTFCGTPEFLAPEVLTDDNYTRAVDWWGMGVLIYEMLVGESPFPGEDEEEVFDSIVNDDVQYPSSLPPDAVSIVQKLLKRNPLKRLGAGERDASELKGEKFFETIDWEALLAKTAKPPFLPSITESMDVSNFDSEFTRLQPILSPPCKPSGLSAEQQEAFAGFDFCALHG, from the exons ATGTTGTCCACAGCTCAGCAGATGCTGCAGGACAGCCGCTCCAAGATCGAGCTGATCCGGCTGCAGATTATCAGAGTCACCCAGGCTGGcaacagcagcggcagcagcagcagcagaggtggaggagatggaggaggtggaggtgatgatGGTAGCAACCACGACAGCTCCACTAACAGAG GAGTGTCTCCGGTCGCGGTCGCTCCTGTGGACGCTCGTCTGGCAGAGCTGCAGCACCACatgcagagggagacagatgcTCGGGTGCTGGCCAAAGATGTGGTGAAGCAGCTGGAAGGGATCTCCTCACTGGACCAGAAGGCGGTGACCGAG GCCCAGTCCCGGGTGCACGAGTCCTCCCAGAAGCTGGACCTTCTGAGACGGTCCCTGGAGAAAtgtctggaggagaagagcCAGGAGCCGGAGCTGGAGCCACAGCAGCCTGCAGGGGACGTCCACCCCTCACAGGGACCCCCGTCCTCCCAGTACCAGAGACCTGGATGTCCCCTGTCCACGTCCCCTTCCGTCTTCTCCATCAGACCTGCCTCCTTAACCG GTAAACTTGAAGTCAAGCTTCTCGGGTGTGAGGATTTACTGAAACCTCGGACGAACATGGAGCAGGAAAAGTCTGGAGACGGTTCATCAGCTGCTCACAGGACGGAGGGACATCCCG CAGAGATCAGTGCAGTGCTCAGGCTGGACGGCAGGGTGGTCGGCCGGACGCGGTGGGCCACCGTCAGCAGACTCTGCTGGGATCAAACGTTCTTCATCCAACTGGAGCGG TCTCGAGAGCTGGAGGTCAGTGTCCTCTGGCGGGACCGGGGGGCCATGTGTGCAGTCAAGTTCCTGCGACTGGAGGAGATGATGGAAAACCAGAACCACAACCAGGGCCTGAGTCTGGAGCCACAGGGCCTCCTCTACGCCAAG CTTCGGTTCGTTGACGCCGTCGTGGAGCCGAGGCTGAGACGCCAGCGCTGCATCTTCACTAAAGAAAGAG GGAAGAACTTCCTCAGAGCCGCTCAGATGAACATGAACTTTGCCACGTGGGGTCACCTGATGATGAGCATCCTCCCCCACTACAGCTCCTTCACCACATTCAGCTCGTCTCCCTGCTCGACCCCCGACCCGACGGCCAACAGCACCGATGACAAGGAGCCTCCGATCACCGCTCCACTGCCGGG TGAAGCTCCTGTGATCAGACTCAGCGTCACTGAGGATCCTCCTCCGCCCTCCAGCCCGGAGCCGAGAGTCGAGTCTCCCACCGTCACCCCCACAGAACACAACCACACCTCATCTGTGGCTCCACTGCAGGAAGAACTG TCGTCCATAAAcaacagagaggaaagtgaAGACCAGCCTGTGTCTGATCTCaa GATGCACAGGGAGGATTTCAGATATATCTCGGTTCTGGGCAGAGGACACTTTGGGAAG gttctGCTGGCAGAGTTCAAGAAGACGGAGAAACTTTACGCCATCAAAGCCTTGAAGAAGAAAGAGATTGTGACTCGAGATGAAGTCGACAG CCTCATGAGTGAGAAGAGGATCTTTGAGATGATCAACGCGTCCCGACATCCGTTCCTGGTCAACCTCCACGGCTGCTTCCAGACCAGCGACCACGTCTGCTTTGTCATGGAGTATCTACCCGGCGGCGACCTCATGATCCACATCCACAACAACGTCTTCACCGAGGCCCAGACCAG gttttattCAGCGTGTGTTCTTTTGGGTTTAGAGTTCCTGCATCTGAATAAAATCATCTATCG AGATCTGAAGCTGGACAACCTGCTGATGGACGCTGACGGATTTGTGAAAATCACAGACTTCGGACTCTGTAAAGAAG GGATGGGTCACGGAGATCGGACCTCGACTTTCTGCGGGACCCCGGAGTTTCTGGCCCCCGAGGTCCTGACCGACGACAACTACACCCGGGCGGTGGACTGGTGGGGGATGGGCGTCCTGATCTACGAGATGCTCGTGGGCGAG TCCCCGTTCCctggtgaggatgaggaggaggtgttcgACAGCATCGTCAACGATGACGTCCAgtatccctcctctcttcctcccgaCGCAGTCTCCATCGTCCAGAAG CTTCTGAAGAGAAATCCTCTGAAAAGACtcggagctggagagagagacgcCAGCGAGCTGAAGGGAGAGAAGTTCTTTGAG ACCATCGACTGGGAGGCTCTACTGGCCAAGACGGCCAAACCACCGTTCCTGCCGTCGATCACAGAATCCATGGACGTCAGCAACTTCGACAGCGAGTTCACTCGACTGCAGCCGATCCTGTCGCCTCCCTGCAAACCCTCCGGCCTCTCCgccgagcagcaggaggccttCGCTGGCTTCGACTTCTGCGCTCTGCACGgatga
- the LOC133936735 gene encoding protein SET, which produces MSASAAKASKKELNSNHDGADETSEKEQQEAIEHIDEVQNEIDRLNEQASEEILKVEQKYNKLRQPFFQKRSELIAKIPNFWVTTFVNHPQVSALLGEEDEEALHYLSRVEVTEFEDIKSGYRIDFYFDENPYFENKVLSKEFHLNESGDPSSKSTEIKWKSGKDLTKRSSQTQNKAGRKRQHEEPESFFTWFTDHADAGADELGEVIKDDIWPNPLQYYLVPDMDDEEGEGEDEEEDEEGLEDIDEEGDEDGEEDEEDDGEDGEDDEGEDD; this is translated from the exons ATGTCGGCCTCGGCGGCGAAAGCGAGTAAAAAGGAGCTGAACTCGAACCATGACGGAGCGGACGAAACCTCCG AGAAAGAGCAGCAAGAAGCTATTGAACACATCGACGAAGTTCAGAATGAAATTGACAG GTTGAACGAGCAAGCCAGTGAGGAGATCCTCAAAGTAGAacagaaatacaacaaactCCGTCAGCCATTCTTTCAGAAGAGATCAGAACTGATCGCCAAAATCCCCAACTTCTGGGTCACCACGTTTGTCAACCATCCACAAG TATCTGCCCTActgggagaggaagatgaagaagcgCTTCATTACCTGAGCCGGGTGGAGGTGACAGAGTTTGAAGACATCAAGTCGGGCTACAGAATAGATTTT TATTTCGATGAAAATCCGTACTTCGAAAACAAAGTACTTTCCAAAGAGTTCCATCTGAACGAGAGTGGAGACCCATCTTCGAAGTCAACAGAAATCAAATGGAAGTCAGGAAAG GACCTGACCAAGCGCTCCAGCCAGACACAGAACAAAGCCGGAAGGAAGAGGCAACATGAAGAGCCAGAGAGCTTCTTCACTTGGTTCACTGATCATGCCGACGCTGGCGCTGATGAGCTCGGGGAGGTCATCAAGGACGACATCTGGCCCAACCCTCTGCAGTACTACCTG GTTCCTGACATGGATGACGAAGAGGGTGAAGgggaagacgaggaagaggatgaagagggtcTGGAGGACATCGAcgaggagggagatgaagatggagaggaggacgaagaggatgatggagaagatggagag GATGACGAGGGAGAAGATGACTAA
- the si:ch211-51h9.7 gene encoding uncharacterized protein si:ch211-51h9.7, protein MRCVRRLRGFTLTLIHVSAVLLVWTGAPRAGEACAAAEEQRGTSADALLLCRACGHELATGADIRSVPSRLALSSRNHTLPGGRRVNVQLFENPHGLRFEVFTFRKADVAQHWPADKHFTWFPGFSWTAATCPRCRTHLGWAFQPSVWPDTITKSQFEDSDQTFVALITHRLLSEDFASSLLMTPKSFTS, encoded by the exons ATGCGGTGCGTGCGGAGGCTGCGGGGATTCACATTGACACTGATCCACGTCTCCGCGGTGCTCCTGGTGTGGACCGGGGCTCCGCGGGCCGGGGAGGCGTGTGCTGCCGCGGAGGAGCAGCGGGGAACCAGCGCCGACGCCCTCCTGCTGTGCCGGGCGTGCGGACACGAGCTGGCGACCGGGGCGGACATTCGCTCGGTCCCCAGCCGACTGGCGCTGTCCTCCCGCAACCACACGCTGCCCGGGGGCCGGCGGGTCAACGTGCAATTGTTCGAGAACCCCCACGGGCTCCGCTTCGAGGTGTTCACCTTCAGGAAGGCGGATGTGGCTCAGCACTGGCCGGCGGACAAACACTTCACCTGGTTCCCCGGGTTTTCGTGGACCGCGGCCACCTGTCCCCGGTGTCGGACCCATCTAG gATGGGCCTTCCAGCCGAGCGTCTGGCCCGACACCATCACAAAGTCTCAATTTGAGGACTCGGATCAAACCTTTGTGGCTTTAATCACCCACCGACTGCTCAGTGAGGACTTTGCTTCCAGCCTGCTGATGACTCCCAAATCCTTCACCAGCTGA
- the LOC133936852 gene encoding outer dense fiber protein 2-like, which translates to MRTRESPPPPPGHVHVARNTPVHVHVRSSKSPQNRTKYYQKKGDGARHKVRSPWIPPGGPSSRKDVGLDSGQRSRAQLQFGHRRGGEEQEENTTPVPRTLSVLLREEEDVRRLKRQDSRSSHGETDELLRALVEAEIDGVTVANQLTALKETVDSLVKDKRLSKLNAASVGRQQELLLEKIQMFDYTNQSLRELLREWTQNERDSLAWSEQKDALKKRVADSEAENIRLLAELSNKEKEASRLAQHLDLEKDNLKRTEEQWRILESTRNNTESDQMSTAEAGTARMSAQIQKPSPNYSEVIQGPHWEPFSWSTPAPGQRMQENQEPKQEVLQAQRQRREEDYEETQWRREQKAPVTQQAPRELEGKLQEKETQLVQALATSSDWCLRHSKEAAANKQLEEEVSALKLHVSELDYGLHSAEDRTRQEREKSREQLRYLIDENASTKLENQRLQAEFTTFEEKLRGFQSEAHQLKTSIKKYEDLVEKYKKKVQQARLESEEYCLKLEMMQKDMQAVKVSLEREKEQVRRELLGRLRELEALPDRLSRTEQQLRDAQQEVDAHERRTLENSSALSEVRHQKKQQHAQLEMFQEENLRLQEKNDALKETIHHMERSLEDTKEEHKEMSEALTSQEAGVQRVQQQLEEKTHECSALSRQLQQALDAVERQVDNNMQKVLAKERASQSKTLDLQNQLSHAKTELSQHQCSKEQMERQFQSQLQSMKDRLEQSDSTNCSLQNYVQFLKTSYRNVFGDSLLTD; encoded by the exons ATGAGAACCAGGGAGTCCCCCCCACCGCCTCCGGGTCATGTCCACGTAGCGCGGAACACAcctgtgcacgtgcatgtgagGAGCAGCAAATCTCCGCAG AACAGGACAAAATATTATCAGAAGAAGGGAGATGGAGCGAGGCATAAGGTTCGATCACCGTGGATTCCTCCAGGAGGACCGTCCTCCCGAAAAGACGTGGGCTTAGACTCCGGCCAG AGAAGCCGAGCGCAGCTTCAGTTCGGACATCGGCGTggtggagaggagcaggaggagaacacaACGCCAGTTCCCAGAACCCTCAGTGTCCTGCTCCGAGAGGAAGAAGACGTCCGTCGTCTAAAGag ACAGGATTCAAGGAGCTCCCACGGGGAGACGGACGAGCTCCTCAGGGCCTTAGTGGAAGCAGAAATCGACGGTGTGACAGTAGCCAATCAGCTCACTGCCCTGAAGGAGACTGTTGACAGCCTTGTTAAG GACAAGCGGCTGTCGAAGCTGAACGCAGCCTCAGTGGGGCGAcagcaggagctgctgctggagaagatACAGATGTTCGACTACACAAACCAGAGCCTCCGAGAGCTCCTCAGAGAGTGGACCCAGAACGAG AGAGATTCACTGGCTTGGTCCGAACAGAAAGATGCCTTGAAGAAGAGAGTGGCCGACAGTGAAGCTGAGAACATT CGACTTTTGGCCGAACTCAGCAACAAGGAGAAAGAGGCGTCCAGGCTCGCTCAGCACTTGGACTTAGAAAAG GACAACCTGAAGAGGACGGAAGAGCAGTGGAGAATCCTGGAGTCAACACGCAACAACACAGAGTCAGATCAGATGAGCACAGCTGAGGCTGGAACGGCTCGAATGTCTGCTCAGATTCAG AAGCCAAGTCCTAATTATTCAGAGGTAATTCAGGGACCACATTGGGAACCGTTCTCATGGAGTACGCCAGCACCGGGACAGAGGATGCAGGAGAATCAGGAGCCGAAGCAGGAGGTGCTACAGGCTCAGAGGCAGCGCAGGGAGGAGGACTACGAGGAGACGCAGTGGAGGCGAGAGCAGAAAGCTCCAGTGACCCAGCAGGCCCCCAGGGAGCTGGAAGGAAAACTTCAGGAGAAG GAAACCCAGTTGGTTCAAGCTCTGGCCACATCCAGCGACTGGTGCCTGAGACATTCTAAAGAGGCGGCTGCTAAtaagcagctggaggaggaagtgtcTGCTCTCAAACT CCACGTGAGCGAGCTGGATTATGGTCTTCACTCAGCAGAGGACCGGACCcggcaggagagggagaagtcCCGTGAACAGCTTCGTTACCTCATTGATGAAAACGCCTCCACCAAGCTGGAGAACCAGAGACTCCAG GCTGAGTTTACAACATTCGAGGAGAAACTGCGGGGATTTCAGTCTGAAGCTCATCAGCTGAAGACGTCCATCAAAAAGTATGAAGACCTCGTGGAGAAATACAAGAAGAAG gtccAGCAGGCTCGTCTGGAGTCGGAGGAGTACTGTCTGAAGCTGGAGATGATGCAGAAGGACATGCAGGCGGTGAAGGTGAGcctggagagggagaaggagcaggtgaggagggagCTGCTGGGCCGACTCCGCGAGCTGGAGGCGCTGCCCGACAGACTGAGCCGGACCGAGCAGCAGCTCCGAGACGCCCAGCAGGAGGTCGACGCCCACGAGCGGAGGACGCTGGAGAACAGCTCGGCCCTGTCTGAGGTCAGACACCAG AAGAAGCAACAACACGCTCAGCTGGAGATGTTTCAGGAGGAGAACCTGCGGCTTCAGGAGAAAAACGACGCCCTCAAAGAAACAATTCACCACATGGAAAG GAGCCTGGAGGACACGAAGGAGGAACACAAAGAGATGTCTGAGGCTCTCACCTCACAAGAAGCTGGAGTCCAACGcgttcagcagcagctggaggagaagacacATGAGTGCAGCGCTCTGTCCAGACAGCTGCAACAAGCTCTGGACGCTGTAGAGAGACAG GTTGACAACAACATGCAGAAGGTTTTGGCCAAAGAGAGAGCGTCCCAGTCTAAAACCCTGGACCTGCAGAACCAGCTGAGTCATGCTAAAACAGAGCTGAGTCAGCACCAGTGCAGCAAGGAGCAG aTGGAGCGTCAGTTCCAGAGTCAGCTGCAGAGCATGAAGGACAGACTGGAGCAGTCGGACTCCACAAACTGCAGTCTGCAGAACTACGTCCAGTTCCTGAAGACCTCGTACAGAAACGTGTTCGGAGACAGTTTGCTCACAGACTGA